The Pleurocapsa minor HA4230-MV1 nucleotide sequence AATAATGGCATAGCAAGTGGAAATTGCTTCATCCCATTTTTCAGTCAGTAAGAAAGTTTTAACCAAGTCGCGATATGCCCAGGAAAAGTCGGGATCGTGCTTAATCGTCAGACGAAAACAGGCGATCGCTTCGGCAAATGCACGTTGTTGAAGGTAAATCGTGCCTAACTTATACTGTGCCTTGGCTGCTGTTGGTTCAATCTCTAAAGCCTTCTGATAGAGAGCCTGCGCCCGATTTAATTTGCCCTGCTGTTGATAAATTTCTCCCAAATCGAAAAAGGCGGGGACAGCGGTTTTACTGCCAACAGTTGCCTGTTCATAACAGGCGATCGCTTCGGTGATTTTGCCTTTCTGTTCTAAGGCTTTCGCCAATTTATAGTATCCTTGCTGGTTAACTAAATCAGGATTAATCTGGGTTGCTTTATACCAGTATTCCATTTCTGCATCTCTGCGCTGAAGCTGACCATTAATCTGAGCCAAAGCAGAGTAGACGCGGACAGAATTAGGCAAGTGTTCTAGAGCATGTTCAAAGCAGCTGAGGGCTGCAATTAAATTATTTTCCAACAAATGCAGTTCCCCCAGTTGGGAATATGCTTCTGCCAAATTAAGAGTATGATCTAATGCCAAAGAATGCCAGACAATAGCTCGGTCAAATTCTGCTCTTCCTTGGAGTAGATTGCCTAAATTACTGAAAGCAGCCTGCCATTGTTCAGGATGATTGGCGCTAGTTATAATTGCCTGTTCGCACTGGGTAATAGCCTGAGCTAAATAGGTAGAAACCACGGAT carries:
- a CDS encoding tetratricopeptide repeat protein; protein product: MVSTYLAQAITQCEQAIITSANHPEQWQAAFSNLGNLLQGRAEFDRAIVWHSLALDHTLNLAEAYSQLGELHLLENNLIAALSCFEHALEHLPNSVRVYSALAQINGQLQRRDAEMEYWYKATQINPDLVNQQGYYKLAKALEQKGKITEAIACYEQATVGSKTAVPAFFDLGEIYQQQGKLNRAQALYQKALEIEPTAAKAQYKLGTIYLQQRAFAEAIACFRLTIKHDPDFSWAYRDLVKTFLLTEKWDEAISTCYAIINLVEEYPWVYSHLGNALRAKGKLAEAALNFQKACKQRGWDQCVAHDYFFSTDIFSHRIPLWSEQLESLKGQAINALEVGCYQGMSSCWLLDRLLTHQASHLTCIDSQFADKFKENIIKTGAESKVSMCKGETQQKLAECTPDSFDLIHLQDRCKLIQDNETNAQLAWKLIKSGGLIIFAYYGWRNPQDPQQDPRAGIDRFLISVKDQWQTVHLSPPTFQLIIRKL